In the Ruminococcus sp. OA3 genome, one interval contains:
- a CDS encoding chitobiase/beta-hexosaminidase C-terminal domain-containing protein, protein MKKKKVSRRLIALAVLSAVLVGSVPVSAQQETTVDKEGPDYTGNVIMAENLNYNIASNEEMEAVQEIGMPEQAAGSPGGSQAPEGGGDGQQYTDVRCGMQFLPGHEGAKLTKQPSARNAVPLEYQIGDQKTIYTDYSPEHPESFTAEVAAVGETCTVWRDADNREQLSDETAQAYADAIDSGIHDPMEAAFGEWSSADVDGDGKTAFVFYPMDYAGLFSSSDLYAKEQYDWASGNVMDMLHMDSGKAEDIDTTLGTLAHELQHLINYAQTGGDFDSWLNETFSQSAIAVCGLASTHSVYEVGSLTDFAASSGYTHPFIFKDFYVPSGYTAAVPYGSWYLFGRYLVYQTGGLPGGGEDIYRTVLENGSCTMAALEAALTDIGYLGADGLASDMNDLITNYNLALYLREPSGIYSLSGNAEDPSDVDGVITDRIMHSQSMPETLPGGGAASFCLNLDGQSVTPEGYGADVYFAGITADVLLGAYLESAEGVLLYGETVTLGTSDENADIYYTTDGSNPIYDGVKYEAPIPVTRQMTLSACTIAADGRYSPVNTWDYMVKTDAVNADIPSGRVETGTEVTLSCNTPGAGIRYTTDGSDPSADNGAVYSGPVRIDQTVTIKTVSVMSGREDVLPGDIRTFVYETGEGNGDNYEPNNSTADAVAVSFPGRIKATIHNPQDVDFYAFSLDNSADLSLTLTPPAGSSFSLTLYDAAGNMLAESAMDGKSQSIRSSVPFGRYLVKVAGTEGSSSERQPYILSLMKEMDEESVAGLDLSEMNMLTALNDQDTTTGSGYAWDFGINGGGHFLMSMAYFSHWGGPVEERLDPYREYGDFTYKNLSDYPRYHVQNALYLPNDNRESYIDHVKNAVYSYGAADIYIQSAHAYWDPEYKNLYVDSEYRYPVSYADGGHIVTVVGWDDNYSREHFTGNPELAKNYYPDQTVEIPKPDGDGAFIVKNSWGETMGENGYFYLSYEDAFLMTNNPAVFIADDMPDNYNHQYMNDPFGTADFWRESGSFTATQCFANENDTPELLKAVSFVTGSADTRYEISITQNGVTSRVAEGIKKYAGFYTERLNQAITVLPDSEFSVNVRLETLDPSLSPSIGCSTNIYGQVSGCEPVENVAFITVNGQKTDVGMDSVFPNIRAYTCDVNSGTYTEKMIGAGEGTHYAEDDRQVEVAGQLQNVRLTGQDTTAVNGALAASIEGAGDTPAPRADLPDRFDLRDTGTLTPVRDQESLGSCWTFAATACVENNIARNGGFAVDYPSGISLSASEKTVLLTKDAPEQTVSLTASLMDADSPSSTRVNWSVSGDVDSVRLEHTASASGEAVPVITARKPGVVTLTAASEADMTVTASCEVTITVQGIETITLKPDKLMMNKGETASLTAVTEPADAADQTILWSSDHPEIANVDKDGVVTALSGGTAVITAKAGTVQATAEITVKGTPAVKPGGDDTPGGNGGDDSGTGKKPGTTGNSAYRSGRKDVKTGDDKSPMRSLALMTAAGSCIVISIYRRKKSER, encoded by the coding sequence ATGAAAAAGAAAAAAGTAAGTCGACGCCTGATTGCACTGGCTGTTCTTTCGGCAGTTCTGGTCGGGTCAGTCCCTGTATCGGCACAGCAGGAGACCACGGTGGACAAGGAGGGACCTGACTATACCGGAAATGTGATCATGGCGGAGAATCTGAATTATAATATTGCTTCCAATGAAGAGATGGAGGCGGTACAGGAGATTGGTATGCCGGAACAGGCCGCCGGCTCACCGGGAGGCAGCCAGGCACCGGAAGGGGGAGGGGACGGGCAGCAGTACACAGATGTGCGCTGCGGGATGCAGTTCCTTCCCGGACACGAGGGTGCGAAATTAACAAAGCAGCCTTCCGCCAGAAATGCAGTTCCCCTGGAATATCAGATCGGGGATCAGAAAACGATTTACACGGATTATTCCCCGGAACATCCGGAAAGCTTTACAGCAGAGGTGGCAGCTGTCGGAGAGACCTGTACGGTCTGGAGAGACGCTGATAACAGAGAACAGCTGAGTGACGAAACCGCTCAGGCTTATGCAGATGCCATCGACAGCGGAATCCATGATCCGATGGAAGCCGCTTTTGGGGAATGGAGCAGTGCAGATGTAGACGGCGACGGCAAAACCGCCTTTGTATTTTATCCGATGGACTACGCGGGTCTTTTCAGCAGTTCTGACCTCTATGCGAAGGAGCAGTATGACTGGGCCAGCGGGAATGTCATGGATATGCTTCATATGGACAGTGGTAAGGCGGAGGATATAGACACCACTCTGGGCACCCTTGCACATGAGCTGCAGCACCTGATCAACTATGCACAGACCGGGGGGGATTTTGATAGCTGGCTGAATGAGACCTTTTCGCAAAGCGCCATTGCGGTCTGTGGTCTTGCCAGCACTCACAGCGTATATGAAGTGGGGAGTCTGACAGACTTTGCTGCATCAAGCGGCTATACACATCCGTTTATCTTCAAAGATTTTTACGTTCCGAGCGGTTATACGGCGGCCGTTCCCTACGGAAGCTGGTATCTCTTTGGGAGGTATCTGGTCTATCAGACCGGGGGGCTGCCGGGCGGAGGAGAAGATATTTACCGCACGGTATTGGAGAACGGAAGCTGTACCATGGCTGCTCTGGAAGCGGCGCTTACAGACATTGGATATCTGGGAGCAGACGGCCTGGCTTCGGACATGAATGATCTGATCACAAACTATAATCTGGCGCTTTACCTGCGGGAACCGTCCGGGATCTACAGTCTGAGCGGGAATGCCGAAGATCCTTCCGATGTGGACGGCGTAATAACCGATCGCATTATGCACAGCCAAAGTATGCCGGAGACACTTCCCGGTGGCGGGGCTGCCAGCTTTTGCCTGAATCTTGACGGCCAGAGTGTGACGCCGGAGGGATACGGCGCTGATGTGTACTTTGCGGGCATTACAGCGGATGTTCTGCTGGGAGCATATCTGGAATCAGCGGAAGGGGTTCTGCTTTACGGAGAGACGGTTACTTTAGGCACCTCTGATGAAAATGCGGATATCTACTATACGACGGATGGCAGCAATCCGATATATGACGGCGTAAAATATGAGGCGCCGATTCCTGTGACACGGCAGATGACATTGTCAGCATGTACGATCGCAGCGGACGGACGGTATTCACCGGTAAACACCTGGGATTATATGGTGAAAACGGATGCGGTAAATGCAGATATACCATCCGGGCGGGTGGAGACGGGGACAGAGGTGACGCTGTCCTGTAATACGCCGGGAGCCGGGATCCGTTATACGACGGATGGCAGCGACCCGTCCGCCGATAACGGTGCTGTATACAGCGGACCTGTCAGGATCGATCAGACTGTGACGATCAAAACCGTCAGTGTAATGTCAGGAAGGGAAGACGTGCTGCCGGGCGACATCCGCACCTTTGTATATGAGACGGGAGAGGGAAACGGTGACAATTATGAACCGAATAACAGCACTGCGGATGCCGTGGCTGTAAGTTTTCCGGGAAGGATCAAAGCGACGATTCACAATCCTCAGGATGTGGATTTCTATGCGTTTTCACTGGACAACAGTGCGGATCTGAGCCTGACACTGACACCTCCTGCGGGCTCCTCCTTCAGTCTGACACTTTATGATGCGGCGGGCAATATGCTTGCGGAATCTGCCATGGACGGGAAAAGCCAGAGCATCCGCAGTTCGGTTCCCTTCGGAAGATATCTGGTAAAAGTTGCGGGGACAGAAGGCAGTTCTTCTGAGCGTCAGCCGTATATTCTGAGTCTGATGAAGGAGATGGATGAGGAATCTGTTGCGGGTCTGGATTTGTCTGAAATGAATATGCTGACCGCCCTGAATGATCAGGATACCACAACAGGCAGCGGGTACGCATGGGATTTTGGAATCAATGGAGGCGGACACTTCCTTATGTCCATGGCGTATTTCTCCCACTGGGGCGGCCCGGTAGAAGAAAGACTTGACCCATACCGTGAGTATGGGGATTTTACATACAAAAATCTCTCCGATTATCCACGGTACCATGTGCAGAACGCGCTGTACCTGCCGAATGATAATCGTGAGAGCTATATCGATCACGTGAAAAATGCGGTATACAGTTACGGTGCCGCTGACATTTATATCCAGTCTGCCCATGCGTACTGGGATCCGGAATACAAAAACCTGTATGTCGATTCGGAGTATCGATATCCTGTCTCTTACGCTGACGGAGGACATATCGTGACGGTTGTGGGATGGGATGATAATTACAGCAGAGAACATTTCACGGGAAACCCTGAACTTGCAAAAAATTATTATCCGGACCAGACGGTCGAGATCCCAAAACCAGACGGTGACGGCGCGTTTATTGTTAAAAACTCCTGGGGAGAAACCATGGGGGAAAACGGCTATTTCTATCTGTCCTATGAGGATGCCTTTTTAATGACGAACAACCCTGCGGTTTTTATTGCCGACGACATGCCGGATAACTACAATCATCAGTATATGAATGATCCTTTCGGCACAGCTGATTTCTGGAGGGAGAGCGGCAGCTTTACCGCAACACAATGCTTTGCCAATGAAAACGATACACCGGAACTGTTAAAAGCGGTGTCGTTTGTCACCGGCAGCGCCGACACCCGTTATGAGATCAGCATCACTCAGAACGGGGTGACCAGCAGGGTGGCCGAGGGGATTAAAAAATATGCGGGTTTTTACACCGAACGCCTGAATCAGGCGATCACGGTTCTGCCGGACAGTGAGTTCTCCGTGAACGTGCGTCTGGAAACGCTGGATCCGTCCCTGAGTCCGTCCATTGGCTGCAGCACGAATATATATGGGCAGGTCAGCGGGTGTGAACCGGTGGAAAATGTGGCGTTTATCACTGTGAACGGGCAGAAGACCGACGTGGGAATGGATAGTGTCTTTCCGAATATCAGAGCCTACACCTGTGACGTGAATTCCGGAACCTATACGGAGAAGATGATCGGGGCAGGAGAAGGTACGCATTATGCAGAAGACGACCGTCAGGTGGAGGTCGCAGGGCAGCTGCAGAATGTGCGTCTGACAGGTCAGGATACCACTGCAGTAAACGGTGCGCTGGCTGCTTCCATCGAAGGAGCAGGAGACACCCCTGCACCGAGGGCAGACCTTCCGGACAGATTTGACCTTCGGGACACGGGGACGCTGACACCGGTGCGCGATCAGGAATCACTCGGAAGCTGCTGGACCTTTGCCGCCACAGCATGTGTGGAAAATAATATTGCCAGAAACGGTGGTTTTGCTGTGGACTATCCCAGCGGCATCAGTTTGAGTGCCAGTGAAAAAACGGTGCTTCTGACAAAAGATGCGCCGGAACAGACGGTCAGCCTGACCGCCAGCCTCATGGATGCGGACAGTCCGTCCAGCACAAGGGTCAACTGGAGCGTGAGCGGTGATGTGGACAGTGTCCGCCTCGAGCATACTGCCAGTGCAAGCGGTGAGGCCGTGCCGGTGATCACGGCACGGAAACCCGGTGTGGTTACACTGACGGCTGCCAGTGAGGCGGATATGACGGTCACCGCCAGCTGTGAGGTCACCATCACCGTACAGGGGATAGAGACCATTACGTTAAAGCCTGACAAGCTGATGATGAATAAGGGTGAGACAGCCAGCCTGACCGCAGTGACAGAACCGGCGGATGCCGCTGACCAGACGATTCTGTGGTCAAGTGACCATCCGGAGATCGCCAATGTGGACAAAGACGGCGTTGTGACAGCTCTTTCCGGGGGAACGGCTGTCATCACTGCAAAGGCCGGAACCGTGCAGGCGACGGCAGAGATTACGGTGAAAGGGACTCCTGCTGTTAAACCTGGCGGAGATGATACTCCCGGGGGCAATGGCGGCGATGATTCCGGGACCGGGAAGAAACCGGGAACCACCGGAAACAGTGCTTACAGAAGCGGCAGAAAAGATGTAAAGACCGGAGATGACAAAAGCCCCATGCGCAGTCTTGCACTGATGACTGCTGCCGGGAGCTGTATCGTTATAAGCATATACAGAAGAAAGAAGAGTGAAAGGTAA
- a CDS encoding helix-turn-helix transcriptional regulator, with translation MDYKKIKEIMKDRKYTLEELSELSKIPLSTLSKITSGITPNPRYDTMAAIAQALNCSLDEFSESAPKISYTFKKYSSKFEALPPYWKNYITFNIDLEYNRLIHKVSKDKILLKCFEFFNPEDGRVEYSIRITRNLVVDCNSLTVECTFGVILHTNELSPSFFKNSILGFQYADWIQPKNGEIWLFLHNGYLIIGRFYRKRNMTLLKSLTDTQHDLVMTDPDAYKRMGRYLGVIPFPENFSPG, from the coding sequence ATGGATTACAAAAAAATAAAAGAAATTATGAAGGACAGGAAGTATACGCTCGAGGAATTATCCGAACTGAGCAAGATTCCTCTGAGTACACTTTCAAAAATAACAAGCGGCATCACACCAAACCCCAGATACGACACGATGGCCGCAATCGCCCAGGCACTGAACTGTTCCCTTGATGAGTTTTCTGAATCCGCCCCCAAGATATCTTACACCTTCAAAAAATACTCTTCAAAATTCGAGGCACTTCCTCCGTACTGGAAAAATTATATCACCTTTAATATTGATCTTGAATATAATCGCCTGATTCATAAAGTGTCAAAAGATAAGATTCTGCTGAAGTGCTTTGAATTTTTCAATCCCGAAGACGGAAGAGTTGAATACAGCATCCGTATTACGCGAAATCTTGTGGTGGACTGTAATTCTCTGACTGTGGAATGTACGTTTGGTGTGATCCTGCACACCAACGAACTTTCCCCCAGTTTTTTCAAAAATTCTATTCTGGGATTTCAGTACGCTGACTGGATTCAACCTAAAAACGGAGAAATATGGTTGTTTCTGCACAATGGATACCTGATCATCGGACGATTTTACCGGAAAAGAAATATGACGCTGCTGAAATCCCTTACAGATACCCAGCATGATCTGGTGATGACCGACCCTGATGCTTATAAACGGATGGGGCGTTATCTTGGAGTTATCCCCTTCCCGGAAAACTTTTCGCCAGGCTGA
- a CDS encoding DNA polymerase IV, with amino-acid sequence MKRLIFHIDVNSAFLSWEAAHRLHHLGGRLDLREIPSAVAGDTAMRHGIILAKSIPAQKHGIHTGEAIWEAKQKCPGLLLVPPNYSLYEKASCALMEILREYTPDVEQYSIDEAFLDMTGTGGQWESPEEAAEQIRSRICRELGFTVNVGISENKLLAKMASGLKKPDLVHTLFPEEAKQKMWPLPAGKLFFVGRATARKLHSLGIRTIGELARSDPAVLRYHLKKHGEVIWEFANGKDISIVEAEAPPNKGYGNSTTIAFDVTDAAVAKMVLLALSETVSARLRKHSVKAEVICVGIKDSSLCYASHQMTLTSATDITIEIHAAASRLFDELWNGNPIRHLGIHTSRIRDGETYRQADMFDRTDYGKLERMDRTVDLIRAKYGIDAVKRAAFLKTPVDHMSGGISREKRNVDYSRLKIE; translated from the coding sequence ATGAAAAGACTTATTTTTCATATTGATGTGAATTCGGCATTTCTCAGCTGGGAAGCCGCCCATCGGCTGCATCATCTGGGGGGCAGACTGGATCTGCGTGAAATTCCGTCGGCGGTGGCAGGCGATACAGCCATGAGGCATGGGATCATACTGGCAAAATCCATACCGGCTCAAAAGCATGGGATACACACAGGAGAGGCTATATGGGAGGCAAAGCAAAAATGTCCAGGGCTGCTGCTTGTCCCCCCCAACTACAGTCTGTATGAAAAAGCTTCCTGTGCACTGATGGAGATTTTGCGGGAATATACTCCGGATGTAGAACAGTATAGTATTGACGAAGCGTTTCTGGATATGACGGGCACAGGAGGACAGTGGGAAAGTCCCGAAGAGGCGGCAGAGCAGATACGCAGCAGGATTTGCCGGGAGCTGGGCTTCACAGTGAATGTCGGGATATCAGAAAATAAATTGCTGGCCAAGATGGCTTCCGGACTGAAGAAACCTGATCTTGTGCATACTCTGTTTCCGGAAGAGGCAAAACAAAAAATGTGGCCGCTGCCGGCAGGGAAGCTTTTCTTTGTGGGAAGAGCAACAGCGAGAAAACTGCACAGTCTTGGGATTCGTACGATCGGGGAGCTTGCCCGGTCAGATCCGGCGGTTTTGAGATACCATCTGAAAAAACATGGGGAAGTGATATGGGAGTTTGCGAATGGGAAAGACATATCGATTGTGGAAGCCGAAGCGCCGCCCAATAAGGGATATGGCAATTCTACCACGATCGCCTTTGATGTGACAGACGCAGCTGTGGCAAAAATGGTTCTGCTTGCCCTCTCAGAGACTGTCTCAGCGAGGCTGAGGAAGCATAGCGTCAAAGCAGAAGTCATCTGTGTGGGCATCAAGGACAGCAGCCTGTGTTATGCATCACATCAGATGACGTTAACGTCAGCCACAGATATTACCATTGAAATACATGCTGCCGCAAGCCGTCTTTTTGACGAACTCTGGAATGGCAACCCTATCAGGCATCTCGGTATCCATACCAGCAGGATCAGAGATGGAGAGACATACAGACAGGCGGATATGTTTGACAGGACCGATTACGGAAAATTAGAAAGGATGGACCGGACTGTTGACCTGATCAGGGCAAAATACGGGATTGATGCGGTAAAGAGGGCGGCATTTTTAAAAACGCCGGTTGATCACATGAGCGGAGGAATCAGTCGGGAAAAGAGAAACGTGGACTACAGCAGGCTGAAAATAGAGTGA
- a CDS encoding DeoR/GlpR family DNA-binding transcription regulator — MLQEERVNEIRKLVIENKRVLVSELCERYQVSDVTIRKDLQILQKEGLVKKIYGGALLNEDGTRKAETPFALADSGRKYPKDGNYTGKMKVAELAASRITDGDTLFLGSGSTCCMLAKKLKRYKNLTVVTNNISALADLLCFPCKLFVIGGEVTSVDSATYFSSIENASQYLKSIYVSKVFTSCSGLDLNAGITVNSIISTYIYRAIADIHENWYMMVDKEKFGHIGIYKVAELEQVDCVIADEVPDPYQNYLKEHNIRLLENGTES, encoded by the coding sequence ATGCTCCAGGAAGAGCGTGTAAATGAAATCAGAAAGCTGGTAATTGAAAATAAAAGAGTACTGGTAAGTGAATTGTGCGAAAGATACCAGGTGAGTGATGTAACCATACGGAAAGACCTGCAGATTTTGCAGAAAGAAGGCCTGGTGAAGAAAATATACGGGGGGGCGCTGCTGAACGAGGATGGCACACGTAAGGCGGAAACGCCGTTTGCATTGGCTGATTCGGGCAGGAAATATCCGAAAGACGGAAATTATACCGGAAAGATGAAGGTGGCAGAACTGGCTGCCTCCAGGATAACGGATGGCGATACATTGTTTCTCGGGTCGGGTTCTACCTGCTGCATGCTGGCAAAGAAATTGAAGCGGTATAAAAACCTTACAGTTGTGACGAACAATATTTCAGCTCTGGCGGATTTACTTTGTTTTCCCTGCAAACTGTTTGTGATCGGGGGGGAAGTCACCTCGGTAGATTCAGCAACATATTTTTCAAGTATTGAAAATGCGTCGCAGTATTTGAAAAGTATCTATGTATCGAAGGTTTTTACCAGTTGTTCGGGACTCGACCTGAACGCGGGAATCACTGTGAATTCTATCATCAGTACTTATATCTACCGGGCAATTGCAGATATCCATGAGAACTGGTATATGATGGTGGATAAAGAAAAGTTCGGGCATATCGGGATTTATAAGGTGGCGGAACTGGAACAGGTAGACTGTGTGATTGCGGATGAAGTCCCGGATCCGTATCAGAATTATTTAAAAGAACATAATATCCGGTTATTGGAGAACGGAACAGAAAGTTAA
- the iolD gene encoding 3D-(3,5/4)-trihydroxycyclohexane-1,2-dione acylhydrolase (decyclizing) — MRKIRLTTAQALVKFLNNQYLSVDGEEIKFVEGVMGIFGHGNVVGLGEALEQYKNEITYIQGKNEQDIANVCIAFAKQNRRRKIYACTSSIGPGALNMVTAAGTATVNRIPALFLPGDAYADRQPDPVLQQMECESDATVSVNDAFKPVTKYWDRISRPEMLMRACLNAMRVLTDPAQTGAVAICLPQDVQGESYDYPEEFLEKRIWYAERREPSYQAVSRAVALIRTKKKPMIISGGGVRYSDAGAQLLAFAKKFHIPFAETQAGKGENTSEEFYNLGCVGVCGTLSANLMAKDADLILAVGTKLNDFVTSSKSAFGRDAAVISINTSVMDSMKLDALSIAADAKRGLEVLKERLAQEGYRSAYSGEIDRAREQWDHIRGEMVETDCKQGLSQTKVLLALNDMFGTEDIVVAAAGSLPSDLERIWRPKQKGRYHLEYGFSCMGYEISGALGVKIACPKCEVYAFVGDGSFLMAHSDLVTSLQENIKINILLFNNGGHQCIHNLQQNQGIGSFATEFRYREPKTGELTGEYTQIDFAGVASAYGADVWKVSTMEELEQAFWESRESSRSTLIEIAVLPGTMTDGYESFWRVGLASVSDKESVRTCYRKLEETVRELRQY, encoded by the coding sequence ATGAGAAAAATCAGATTAACAACGGCACAGGCACTGGTTAAATTTTTAAACAACCAATATTTGAGTGTTGATGGAGAGGAAATCAAGTTTGTAGAGGGTGTAATGGGTATCTTTGGACATGGAAATGTCGTAGGACTGGGTGAGGCACTGGAACAGTATAAAAATGAAATTACATATATCCAGGGAAAAAACGAACAGGATATCGCGAATGTCTGTATTGCATTTGCAAAACAAAACAGAAGAAGAAAAATATACGCATGTACGTCCTCCATTGGTCCGGGTGCTCTGAACATGGTGACTGCTGCGGGAACGGCTACCGTTAACAGAATACCTGCACTGTTTCTGCCCGGGGATGCCTATGCTGACAGGCAGCCTGATCCAGTGCTCCAGCAGATGGAATGTGAGTCTGATGCCACAGTTTCGGTCAATGATGCGTTTAAGCCCGTGACAAAATACTGGGATCGGATCAGCAGGCCGGAAATGTTGATGAGAGCATGCCTGAACGCAATGCGTGTACTGACGGATCCTGCACAGACAGGGGCTGTTGCGATCTGTCTGCCACAGGATGTGCAGGGCGAATCTTATGATTATCCAGAAGAGTTTCTCGAAAAGCGGATCTGGTATGCAGAGAGAAGAGAACCTTCATATCAGGCGGTCAGCCGTGCTGTGGCACTGATCAGGACAAAGAAAAAACCGATGATCATCTCAGGAGGCGGGGTTCGGTATTCCGATGCAGGAGCACAGCTCTTAGCATTTGCGAAGAAGTTTCACATACCGTTTGCGGAGACCCAGGCTGGAAAAGGAGAAAATACGTCTGAAGAATTTTATAATCTCGGATGTGTCGGTGTCTGTGGAACTCTCAGCGCCAATCTTATGGCAAAAGATGCAGATCTGATACTTGCTGTTGGTACAAAGCTAAATGACTTCGTGACTTCATCCAAGTCGGCATTTGGAAGAGATGCCGCGGTAATATCAATTAATACCAGTGTAATGGACAGCATGAAACTGGATGCGCTTTCAATCGCGGCAGATGCAAAACGAGGATTGGAAGTGCTAAAGGAGAGGCTGGCTCAGGAGGGATACCGGTCAGCGTATTCTGGAGAGATTGACAGAGCAAGAGAACAATGGGATCATATACGCGGCGAGATGGTGGAAACAGACTGTAAACAGGGCCTGAGTCAGACAAAAGTGCTGCTGGCATTAAACGACATGTTCGGAACAGAAGATATTGTGGTGGCTGCCGCAGGAAGTCTTCCGTCGGATCTGGAAAGAATCTGGAGGCCGAAACAAAAGGGGAGGTATCATCTGGAGTATGGATTTTCCTGCATGGGATACGAAATCTCGGGTGCCCTGGGAGTTAAAATTGCATGCCCCAAATGTGAAGTGTACGCGTTTGTGGGGGACGGAAGCTTTCTTATGGCACACTCTGATCTCGTAACAAGTCTTCAGGAAAATATTAAGATCAACATTTTGCTGTTTAACAATGGGGGACATCAATGTATTCATAATCTGCAGCAGAATCAGGGAATCGGCTCCTTTGCGACAGAATTTCGCTACCGGGAACCGAAAACCGGGGAACTGACCGGAGAATATACGCAGATAGATTTTGCCGGTGTAGCCAGTGCTTACGGTGCGGATGTATGGAAAGTTTCCACCATGGAAGAACTTGAACAGGCCTTTTGGGAGAGCAGAGAGAGCAGCAGATCCACATTAATTGAAATTGCTGTGCTCCCGGGAACGATGACAGATGGCTATGAGTCATTCTGGCGTGTCGGACTGGCTTCTGTATCAGATAAAGAGAGTGTACGGACATGTTACCGGAAACTCGAGGAAACCGTCCGGGAATTAAGACAGTATTAA
- the iolE gene encoding myo-inosose-2 dehydratase has translation MLNIKYGCAPINWSNDDLPSLGAELTYQQCLSEMALAGYEGSEGGWKYPKESSVIKKALDLRGLVICNMWFSSYFTSFENEKTYQAFEEHMDYTYDLGARVIGVGECGVTIHGDIDQPLVANRPVLTDEQFENLCEGLNELGRRAKRKGMKVCFHPHVGTGVETLEEIDRLMEHTEPELVFLTFDTGHSTVAGERAVEILKKYIDRIGHIHVKDVRGEVLRRVREENLSFLQGVLAGMFTVPGDGTEVDWDGIFDTLRECGYEGWIVVEAEQDPAMADPLEYAQRARAYMKGKLGV, from the coding sequence ATGTTGAATATTAAATACGGCTGTGCACCTATCAACTGGTCCAACGATGACCTGCCTTCTCTCGGTGCCGAACTGACATATCAGCAATGTCTGAGTGAGATGGCACTGGCAGGATATGAGGGCAGCGAAGGGGGATGGAAATATCCGAAAGAATCATCAGTCATAAAAAAGGCCCTGGACCTGAGGGGGCTGGTAATCTGCAATATGTGGTTCAGCAGCTATTTTACCAGCTTTGAAAACGAAAAGACGTATCAAGCATTTGAAGAGCATATGGACTATACATACGATCTGGGCGCCAGAGTCATCGGTGTGGGCGAATGCGGTGTGACGATCCATGGAGATATCGATCAGCCGCTTGTGGCAAACAGACCGGTTCTGACAGATGAACAGTTTGAGAACCTCTGTGAAGGTTTGAATGAGCTGGGACGCAGGGCAAAAAGAAAAGGGATGAAAGTCTGTTTTCATCCACATGTCGGCACAGGGGTCGAAACGCTTGAAGAAATCGACAGGCTGATGGAACATACAGAACCGGAACTGGTATTTCTGACCTTCGATACAGGGCACAGTACCGTTGCAGGGGAGCGCGCAGTGGAGATCCTGAAAAAGTATATCGACAGAATTGGACATATCCATGTGAAAGACGTGAGAGGTGAAGTTCTGCGCAGGGTCAGAGAAGAAAATCTGAGCTTCCTGCAGGGAGTGCTGGCGGGGATGTTCACAGTGCCGGGCGACGGAACAGAAGTGGATTGGGACGGAATATTTGACACGTTAAGGGAATGCGGATACGAGGGATGGATTGTCGTGGAGGCAGAGCAGGACCCTGCGATGGCCGATCCGTTGGAATATGCACAGCGGGCGAGAGCTTATATGAAAGGAAAACTGGGAGTTTAG
- a CDS encoding CoA transferase subunit A, with amino-acid sequence MKSKIICLDEAADFIKENTVLMVGGFLGCGAPNGILDKLIDKKVSGLTLICNDTAFPDEGVGKMVVNRQFTRILASHIGTNPETGRQMQNGETQVELIPQGTLAEAVRQGGAGLGGFLTPTGIGTVVEKGKQVMEIDGRKYLLEKPLRADVALIKAARADKSGNLFLAGATRNFGQIMPPAADLVIVEAEEIVEAGEIGPEHVHVPGIYVDYLVKSKSGKGAAV; translated from the coding sequence GTGAAAAGTAAAATCATATGTCTTGATGAGGCGGCGGATTTCATAAAAGAAAATACAGTTTTGATGGTTGGAGGATTTCTGGGATGCGGAGCACCCAACGGTATTCTGGATAAGCTGATTGATAAAAAAGTGTCCGGACTAACCTTAATCTGTAACGATACGGCATTTCCGGATGAGGGTGTAGGAAAAATGGTTGTAAACAGGCAGTTTACCAGAATATTGGCAAGCCATATCGGTACAAACCCGGAAACAGGGCGTCAGATGCAGAATGGAGAGACACAGGTAGAGCTGATCCCACAGGGGACACTTGCAGAGGCAGTGCGCCAGGGCGGAGCAGGACTCGGAGGATTTCTGACACCGACCGGTATCGGGACTGTGGTTGAGAAGGGAAAGCAGGTCATGGAAATTGACGGCAGAAAATATTTACTGGAGAAACCGCTGCGCGCTGATGTGGCGCTGATTAAGGCAGCCAGAGCGGATAAGTCCGGTAATCTGTTTTTGGCGGGGGCAACCAGAAATTTTGGACAGATCATGCCTCCGGCTGCTGATCTTGTGATCGTGGAAGCTGAAGAAATCGTGGAGGCAGGAGAAATTGGGCCGGAGCATGTGCACGTACCGGGAATCTATGTGGATTATCTTGTAAAAAGCAAATCCGGGAAAGGAGCGGCAGTATGA